A DNA window from Pseudomonas resinovorans NBRC 106553 contains the following coding sequences:
- a CDS encoding GntR family transcriptional regulator, with the protein MELASPRSTHQERPDSLAGRIYARLKADICEFRLLPGDRFSEGDVAERMAASRTPVRQALHRLEREGYLEVRFRSGWQVKAFDFDHFEELYELRIVLELEAVRRHCTRPTEEQPEALQRLSRTWIVQPQLDDGFEVSRLDEDFHCNLVEAAGNREMARIHREVSEKIRIIRRLDFTQAPRIDATYAEHGAILRAIAERRCEEAQQLLRTHIETSKAEVRKITLHMLHSARQRPQPAQG; encoded by the coding sequence ATGGAGCTCGCCAGCCCCCGCAGTACGCACCAGGAACGCCCCGACAGCCTCGCCGGGCGCATCTACGCCCGGCTCAAGGCCGACATCTGCGAGTTCCGCCTGCTGCCCGGCGACCGTTTCAGCGAAGGCGACGTGGCCGAACGCATGGCCGCCAGCCGCACGCCGGTGCGCCAGGCCCTGCACCGCCTGGAGCGCGAAGGCTACCTGGAGGTGCGGTTTCGCAGCGGCTGGCAGGTGAAGGCCTTCGACTTCGACCATTTCGAGGAGCTCTACGAGTTGCGCATCGTCCTCGAACTGGAGGCGGTACGGCGCCACTGCACGCGCCCCACCGAGGAGCAACCCGAAGCACTGCAACGGCTCAGTCGCACCTGGATAGTGCAACCGCAACTGGACGACGGCTTCGAGGTGTCGCGACTGGACGAGGATTTTCACTGCAACCTGGTGGAAGCCGCCGGCAATCGCGAGATGGCCCGTATCCACCGGGAAGTCAGCGAAAAGATCCGCATCATCCGCCGCCTCGACTTCACCCAGGCCCCCCGCATCGATGCCACCTACGCCGAACACGGGGCGATTCTGCGGGCCATCGCCGAGCGTCGCTGCGAAGAGGCACAGCAATTGCTGAGGACCCATATCGAAACCAGCAAGGCCGAAGTACGCAAGATCACCCTGCACATGTTGCACAGCGCTCGGCAGAGACCGCAGCCCGCCCAAGGGTGA